In Colwellia sp. M166, a genomic segment contains:
- the pheA gene encoding prephenate dehydratase, producing the protein MNETLDLNKIREKITHLDQQLLTLFAERRALTLNVAKSKAHQVRPVRDQQREQELLIRLIIKGKELGLDAHYVTSIFQTIIEDSVLNQQAYLQTLANPNMQEPAVSVAFLGDKGSYSYLASHRYFSRRAEKIIEHGCQSFAEIMQQVESGMVDYGMLPIENTSSGSINEVYDVLQHTNLSIVGEITQPIEHCLLTAVNSQLANIRTIYAHGQPFAQCSNFLDKQSNIRIEYCESTADAMAKVYQLQDDSVAVIGSEEGGNLYQLQALEKSIANQAENHSRFILVARKPIDVAEQIPAKTTLVIATGQKPGALVECLMVLKNKGINMCKLESRPIQGRPWEEMFYIDVEANLKHLTLQEAISEITEQTNFIKILGCYPIEHISPTNVPSSALI; encoded by the coding sequence GTGAACGAAACATTAGATTTAAATAAAATACGTGAAAAAATTACTCACCTTGATCAGCAACTATTAACATTATTCGCTGAGCGTCGCGCCCTAACTTTAAATGTTGCGAAAAGCAAAGCTCATCAAGTACGTCCGGTACGAGACCAGCAGCGCGAGCAGGAGTTACTTATCCGCTTGATCATCAAAGGCAAGGAACTCGGCTTAGACGCCCATTACGTGACCAGCATTTTTCAAACAATTATTGAAGACTCAGTACTCAATCAGCAAGCTTATTTACAAACATTAGCTAATCCCAATATGCAAGAGCCGGCGGTAAGCGTAGCGTTTCTCGGCGATAAAGGCTCATATAGTTATTTAGCCAGTCATCGTTACTTTTCTCGCCGGGCAGAAAAAATTATCGAACACGGCTGTCAAAGTTTTGCCGAGATCATGCAACAAGTAGAATCTGGCATGGTTGATTACGGTATGCTACCGATAGAAAACACTAGCTCCGGTAGTATTAACGAAGTTTATGACGTACTACAACATACAAACTTATCCATTGTTGGCGAAATCACCCAGCCGATTGAACATTGTTTACTCACGGCAGTTAATAGCCAACTAGCTAATATTAGAACTATTTATGCACATGGTCAGCCTTTCGCCCAGTGCAGTAACTTTCTTGACAAGCAAAGCAATATTCGCATTGAATATTGTGAAAGCACCGCCGATGCTATGGCGAAAGTCTATCAATTGCAGGACGACAGTGTCGCGGTTATTGGTAGTGAAGAAGGCGGTAACTTATACCAATTGCAGGCCTTAGAAAAATCTATTGCCAACCAAGCAGAAAATCACAGTCGTTTTATTTTAGTTGCTCGCAAACCTATTGATGTTGCCGAGCAAATTCCAGCAAAAACAACACTAGTAATTGCTACAGGACAAAAACCGGGGGCACTGGTTGAATGTTTAATGGTGCTGAAAAACAAAGGTATTAACATGTGTAAACTTGAATCACGGCCAATTCAAGGAAGGCCTTGGGAAGAAATGTTTTATATCGATGTAGAGGCAAATTTAAAGCATTTGACTTTACAAGAAGCAATCAGTGAAATTACCGAACAAACAAACTTCATTAAGATTTTGGGTTGCTACCCAATCGAACATATTAGCCCAACCAATGTGCCAAGTAGTGCTTTGATATAG